Below is a window of Nitrospira sp. DNA.
GATATGAATGAGTTCGCCTTGCCAATAGCCGACGGTCTTGAGTTCCTGTTCAATGCTCGGTAGAGGTTTGGGGAACAGGGTTTTCAACAGGCTATGGGAGCGCTGGCCCACGGTCTCACCTGCCTGCCAGCCGTAGAGACGCTCGGCTCCCTTATTCCAGAAGCGAATGGTCCCGTCCGGCGACCGGACCATCACGGCATCGAACTCCACGTTCGGCGACTTCTTGTGGGGAGGTTGCATGCCTCGATACTTGACGATGCGCGCAGGATTTCCCACGACAATGGCATTGGCCGGTACATGTTTGGTTACAACCGAACCGGCACCAATGACAGCTCCTGTCCCGATGTGCACCCCGCTGGTCACGATCGCTCCGGATCCGAGCCAGACGTCGTCCTCGATGATCACATCCCCTTTGGAAGTGAAGGATTGCTGTTGCATGATGAAACCGGCCTCTGTCCCGTGGTTATGAGGAAACACCCGGCAGTATGATCCGAACATCACATGCCGTCCGATCCGGATATTGCTCAGGAGGGCCGAGAGTTCGGAGCCTGTTCCCAGGTAGGTATAGTCACCGATCGTGATGGTTCCGCCATCGCCGGTTTCGAGAAACGCATGGTTGTCCAGATAGACGTGCTCGCCAAGCGCGATCGACCCGCCGGCGGTGGCCTGTTGAATGCGGACTTGATCGCAGATCGCGACATGGGGGCCAAGCCGTAAGTCACGATGCGTAAGTCTTGCCGTAGGGGCAATGTAGCCCCGTGGACTCATGTCCGCCAGCATATGAACGCCATCGGACCCGGATTGGGGAATGGTTACACAGGTCGCAATTCTGGTGGCGATTCGGCCGAACCTCGAGGGCCCGCTGTACCGCATCCAATATCGCATCCAGGCTTGCGACAGTCGAGGAAGATAGCGCCCGTGGATCAACTCCACCATAGCCCTGAGGCCCTGAGTCGACAAAGTGTTCAACAGGACCGAGGATCGGCGATACCACCGGGGGAAAAATGATTCTCGGTTCATGGTGTAGGCCTTGGTGGCAAGCAGGCAGAAAAAATCATTCGTGGAACCAATCCTCTGGCGCGATGGCGAGCTACGTTTGTTGTTAAACAATACTTCATACGGTTTCTAAATCCAACGTCCTCCTCGGTCAGCAATTGATTGAGGTGACCCATGGAGCAAGTCAGTTCCCTTCTTATTAGCGTAGCCAGTAGATACCTGGTTTTCGAGTAATGGTGACGGAAGAGTTTCCGGATGCACTCATTCCCTTCTCGTTATCAGCAGGCCTGCAGATATGCCATATATATGTGCGTCTCAAAGGGCATGTGCTCTCCCCTCGATATCAAAGAGCTCCAACCCAGTATCATACGTACTCGTGCGGCCTGATTCAACGCTGGTATTGCTCGTTGTTAGGTAGGCTCGTAGCGGGTTTTCCACTCCAGCAATGGCCGTATGATCCCTGGCCATCGACCGGTGAAATCACCTCGTGCCGTGTCCCCTGTTCCACTTTCATCCACACGAAAGCCAACGATTCGAGGAATCTGGCAGTGCAGACGAAAGGGATCCTCGGTCATCACGACAACCTCAACGGTGAGAATCCCCTCAGAAAGAAAGTTTCCCGGAATTCGGACGGTGCAGGCATACCGGCCTATTGGGCGAGGTTTCCGTTTCCATGCCGGGTCACGATCGTGCACGATAAAGGCCAGCACGTCCTCCTCGTTACGAAAATTGAATTCAGGTACGAGGACATGTCCTGGTTTAAGAACGTCAAATTCCATTTCAATGTCGATAGGCCGTTGAATATCGAATCTGTCCGTGATGACCCCTGACTCAGTCCGGACCCGCACGGCCCGCATCCGAACGATCTCATTGCCCGGCGCCTGGGCGGGATCGGGCCATTCGGCGCAGGGCTGGATGTGGCCGGCATGCAGGTAGTGATTGACCACGTCGTGGGCGAATCCTTCCTGCACCACTTCCCCCTTGTTCAGCAGAATCGCGCGTTTGCACATCCGCGTGATCGCCGGCATAT
It encodes the following:
- a CDS encoding PAS domain S-box protein, whose product is MNRESFFPRWYRRSSVLLNTLSTQGLRAMVELIHGRYLPRLSQAWMRYWMRYSGPSRFGRIATRIATCVTIPQSGSDGVHMLADMSPRGYIAPTARLTHRDLRLGPHVAICDQVRIQQATAGGSIALGEHVYLDNHAFLETGDGGTITIGDYTYLGTGSELSALLSNIRIGRHVMFGSYCRVFPHNHGTEAGFIMQQQSFTSKGDVIIEDDVWLGSGAIVTSGVHIGTGAVIGAGSVVTKHVPANAIVVGNPARIVKYRGMQPPHKKSPNVEFDAVMVRSPDGTIRFWNKGAERLYGWQAGETVGQRSHSLLKTLFPKPLPSIEQELKTVGYWQGELIHIRRDGSRMTVWSRWELRYEEQSSVPTVVEINYPPSVA